One Xyrauchen texanus isolate HMW12.3.18 chromosome 34, RBS_HiC_50CHRs, whole genome shotgun sequence genomic window carries:
- the LOC127627929 gene encoding phosphofurin acidic cluster sorting protein 1-like isoform X2: MSERGGIQQRPGAPSPHLHSLRSVTISSSRPFQMNLFATWEIDSSSPSCVPRLLSLTLKKLVILKELDRDLTSVVIAVKLQGSKRILRSNEIMLSSSGLTETDLQLTFSLQYPHFLKRDANKLQIMLQRRKRYKNRTILGYKTLALGLINMAEVMQHPTEGAHVLGLHTTVKDTAVLVAEIRVDSLSSQPIDPEGPKAKLSDRSPDIDNYSEEEEESYSSEQDGSDDPLQGQYLYDDEDELRKKKPRRKLPSTASITRANQPNIKQKLLALVKWFKVSDEEQIRDVEEDLDELYDSLEMYNPSDSGQEMEETDSVLSTPKPKLRPFFEGISQSNSQMEFGHLNSGYSLSKERLSPKSERLVSVKIQRSPSAHLDDVFSEMDTLKQNEVEVMGDGTPSITVSVAERPRTPLRSSSNNMPSPRLDGGHTPKMIRGTPMKERQLSKPLSECTNSSDSEKSPEFSLTPQMPRKVVYDQLNQILLSDITLPDSLILVNGSEWQGQYVTELLQAQNLPVVCTCSGSEIQAVLSALLTRIQKFCNCNSVMPKPVKVVAVGGQSYLGAILRFYVFQLANKMSDWLSHMRFLVVPLGSHPVAKHLGSLDNRYSSSFLDSSWRELFSRSEPHQTVSSSADYVDVGGRILQYINGSTITHQLPIAEAMLTCKHKTQEDDSYQSFVPFVGVVKVGLIEPSTGSPGGDYEEGMVFNLAVPLTSPPAYGSATGMMKDSATPPPSPSLSSGLAALGSPSMSHGVDAIGLQVDYWVSSGLEKRKDGERRDTGNKNTLKCAFRSLQVSRLPCSASSELQSGSNTMSMTVVTKEKNKKVPTIFLGKKPKERDTESKSQIIEGITRLICSAKNQQTSLRVSVDGMEWNDVKFFQLASQWPTHVKYIPVGLFGYNKPSS; the protein is encoded by the exons ACTTCTCAGTCTAACTCTCAAAAAATTAGTGATTTTGAAAGAGCTGGACAGAGACCTTACATCAGTGGTCATTGCAGTCAAACTTCAG GGCTCAAAGCGTATTTTGCGTTCAAATGAAATCATGCTGTCCTCATCTGGGCTTACAGAGACTGATCTTCAGCTCACCTTTTCCCTGCAG TATCCACACTTCTTGAAGAGAGATGCCAACAAGCTTCAGATCATGCTTCAGAGGCGCAAGCGGTACAAGAATCGCACTATACTGGGCTATAAGACTCTTGCACTAGGACTGATAAACATGGCTGAG GTGATGCAGCACCCTACAGAAGGTGCTCATGTGTTGGGTTTGCACACAACAGTGAAGGACACAGCAGTGCTTGTTGCTGAGATCCGGGTGGATTCTCTCTCCAGTCAGCCCATCGACCCGGAGGGACCAAAGGCCAAACTATCAG ATCGTTCACCAGACATTGACAATTActctgaggaggaagaggaaagCTATTCGTCTGAGCAGGATGGCAGTGATGACCCCCTACAGGGGCAG TACCTTTACGATGACGAGGATGAGCTGAGGAAGAAGAAACCTCGTCGTAAACTCCCTTCCACAGCCTCCATCACCAGAGCTAAT CAACCCAACATCAAACAGAAGCTTTTGGCATTGGTGAAATGGTTCAAAGTGTCTGATGAG GAGCAGATCCGGGATGTGGAAGAGGACCTGGATGAGCTCTATGACAGTCTTGAAATGTATAACCCGAGTGACAGTGGCCAAGAGATGGAAGAAACAGACAGTGTTCTCAGCACCCCCAAACCAAAACTTCG GCCGTTTTTTGAAGGTATATCGCAGTCCAACTCTCAGATGGAGTTTGGTCACTTGAATAGCGGGTACAGCCTCAGCAAAGAACGACTGAGCCCT AAGAGCGAACGGCTTGTATCTGTTAAAATCCAGCGTTCCCCCAGTGCACACCTGGATGATGTTTTCTCAGAGATGGACACACTG AAACAAAATGAAGTGGAGGTGATGGGAGACGGCACCCCTAGTATCACAGTATCTGTGGCGGAGAGGCCCCGGACCCCACTGAGGAGCAGTAGCAACAACATGCCATCTCCCAG GCTAGATGGTGGTCACACCCCCAAAATGATTCGAGGGACCCCAATGAAAGAGAGACAGCTGTCCAAACCGCTTAGTGAGTGCACAAACAGCTCGGACAGTGAGAAATCACCTGAGTTCAGCCTTACCCCTCAG ATGCCGAGGAAGGTAGTGTATGACCAGCTGAACCAGATCCTGCTGTCAGACATCACCCTTCCCGATAGCCTCATCCTGGTGAACGGCAGCGAATGGCAAGGACAG taTGTGACTGAGCTACTGCAGGCCCAGAATCTACCGGTGGTTTGCACCTGCTCTGGATCAGAAATCCAGGCCGTCCTTTCTGCCCTACTCACACGCATACAGAAATT CTGTAACTGTAACTCTGTCATGCCCAAACCGGTAAAGGTGGTGGCGGTTGGAGGTCAGAGCTACTTAGGAGCCATCTTGAGATTCTATGTCTTTCAGCTGGCCAACAAGATGTCTGACTGGCTCAGCCACATGAGGTTTCTTGTGGTGCCTTTAG GCTCTCACCCTGTGGCCAAACACCTGGGTTCACTGGACAACCGCTACAGTTCTTCCTTCTTGGACAGCTCATGGAGAGAGTTATTTAGCCGGTCTGAGCCTCATCAGACTG TCTCATCCTCTGCTGACTATGTGGATGTGGGGGGACGAATTCTACAGTACATCAATGGATCTACAATCACTCATCAGCTCCCTATTGCTGAGGCCATGCTGACCTGCAAACATAAGAC gCAAGAGGATGATTCTTACCAAAGTTTTGTTCCTTTTGTGGGT GTAGTCAAGGTGGGATTGATTGAGCCCAGTACAGGATCTCCAG GTGGCGATTATGAGGAGGGAATGGTTTTCAATTTAGCAGTTCCCTTAACCTCTCCCCCTGCATATGGATCAGCCACTGGTATGATGAAAGATTCTGCCACGCCGCCCCCATCACCATCACTAAGCAGTGGATTGGCTGCTCTGGG AAGCCCCAGCATGTCTCACGGGGTGGATGCCATTGGGCTGCAGGTGGATTACTGGGTATCTTCAGGGCTTGAGAAGCGTAAAGATGGAGAGCGGAGAGACACGGGCAATAAGAACACTTTGAAGTGTGCATTTCGATCCCTGCAGGTCAGCCGGCTGCCCTGCTCTGCCTCTAGTGAGCTCCAGTCTGGCTCCAACACCATGTCCATGACTGTAGTAACAAAGGAGAAGAACAAAAAAG TCCCAACCATCTTCCTTGGTAAAAAGCCTAAAGAGAGAGACACTGAGTCAAAAAGCCAGATCATTGAAGGCATCACCAGACTTATCTGCTCAGCCAAGAATCAACAAACTAGTCTCAGAG TGTCTGTAGATGGAATGGAGTGGAATGATGTCAAATTCTTCCAGCTTGCATCTCAGTGGCCCACTCATGTGAAGTACATCCCAGTTGGGCTGTTTGGCTACAACAAACCATCCTCTTAA
- the LOC127627929 gene encoding phosphofurin acidic cluster sorting protein 1-like isoform X3 encodes MSERGGIQQRPGAPSPHLHSLRSVTISSSRPFQMNLFATWEIDSSSPSCVPRLLSLTLKKLVILKELDRDLTSVVIAVKLQGSKRILRSNEIMLSSSGLTETDLQLTFSLQYPHFLKRDANKLQIMLQRRKRYKNRTILGYKTLALGLINMAEVMQHPTEGAHVLGLHTTVKDTAVLVAEIRVDSLSSQPIDPEGPKAKLSDRSPDIDNYSEEEEESYSSEQDGSDDPLQGQYLYDDEDELRKKKPRRKLPSTASITRANQPNIKQKLLALVKWFKVSDEIRDVEEDLDELYDSLEMYNPSDSGQEMEETDSVLSTPKPKLRPFFEGISQSNSQMEFGHLNSGYSLSKERLSPKSERLVSVKIQRSPSAHLDDVFSEMDTLKQNEVEVMGDGTPSITVSVAERPRTPLRSSSNNMPSPRLDGGHTPKMIRGTPMKERQLSKPLSECTNSSDSEKSPEFSLTPQMPRKVVYDQLNQILLSDITLPDSLILVNGSEWQGQYVTELLQAQNLPVVCTCSGSEIQAVLSALLTRIQKFCNCNSVMPKPVKVVAVGGQSYLGAILRFYVFQLANKMSDWLSHMRFLVVPLGSHPVAKHLGSLDNRYSSSFLDSSWRELFSRSEPHQTVSSSADYVDVGGRILQYINGSTITHQLPIAEAMLTCKHKTQEDDSYQSFVPFVGVVKVGLIEPSTGSPGGDYEEGMVFNLAVPLTSPPAYGSATGMMKDSATPPPSPSLSSGLAALGSPSMSHGVDAIGLQVDYWVSSGLEKRKDGERRDTGNKNTLKCAFRSLQVSRLPCSASSELQSGSNTMSMTVVTKEKNKKVPTIFLGKKPKERDTESKSQIIEGITRLICSAKNQQTSLRVSVDGMEWNDVKFFQLASQWPTHVKYIPVGLFGYNKPSS; translated from the exons ACTTCTCAGTCTAACTCTCAAAAAATTAGTGATTTTGAAAGAGCTGGACAGAGACCTTACATCAGTGGTCATTGCAGTCAAACTTCAG GGCTCAAAGCGTATTTTGCGTTCAAATGAAATCATGCTGTCCTCATCTGGGCTTACAGAGACTGATCTTCAGCTCACCTTTTCCCTGCAG TATCCACACTTCTTGAAGAGAGATGCCAACAAGCTTCAGATCATGCTTCAGAGGCGCAAGCGGTACAAGAATCGCACTATACTGGGCTATAAGACTCTTGCACTAGGACTGATAAACATGGCTGAG GTGATGCAGCACCCTACAGAAGGTGCTCATGTGTTGGGTTTGCACACAACAGTGAAGGACACAGCAGTGCTTGTTGCTGAGATCCGGGTGGATTCTCTCTCCAGTCAGCCCATCGACCCGGAGGGACCAAAGGCCAAACTATCAG ATCGTTCACCAGACATTGACAATTActctgaggaggaagaggaaagCTATTCGTCTGAGCAGGATGGCAGTGATGACCCCCTACAGGGGCAG TACCTTTACGATGACGAGGATGAGCTGAGGAAGAAGAAACCTCGTCGTAAACTCCCTTCCACAGCCTCCATCACCAGAGCTAAT CAACCCAACATCAAACAGAAGCTTTTGGCATTGGTGAAATGGTTCAAAGTGTCTGATGAG ATCCGGGATGTGGAAGAGGACCTGGATGAGCTCTATGACAGTCTTGAAATGTATAACCCGAGTGACAGTGGCCAAGAGATGGAAGAAACAGACAGTGTTCTCAGCACCCCCAAACCAAAACTTCG GCCGTTTTTTGAAGGTATATCGCAGTCCAACTCTCAGATGGAGTTTGGTCACTTGAATAGCGGGTACAGCCTCAGCAAAGAACGACTGAGCCCT AAGAGCGAACGGCTTGTATCTGTTAAAATCCAGCGTTCCCCCAGTGCACACCTGGATGATGTTTTCTCAGAGATGGACACACTG AAACAAAATGAAGTGGAGGTGATGGGAGACGGCACCCCTAGTATCACAGTATCTGTGGCGGAGAGGCCCCGGACCCCACTGAGGAGCAGTAGCAACAACATGCCATCTCCCAG GCTAGATGGTGGTCACACCCCCAAAATGATTCGAGGGACCCCAATGAAAGAGAGACAGCTGTCCAAACCGCTTAGTGAGTGCACAAACAGCTCGGACAGTGAGAAATCACCTGAGTTCAGCCTTACCCCTCAG ATGCCGAGGAAGGTAGTGTATGACCAGCTGAACCAGATCCTGCTGTCAGACATCACCCTTCCCGATAGCCTCATCCTGGTGAACGGCAGCGAATGGCAAGGACAG taTGTGACTGAGCTACTGCAGGCCCAGAATCTACCGGTGGTTTGCACCTGCTCTGGATCAGAAATCCAGGCCGTCCTTTCTGCCCTACTCACACGCATACAGAAATT CTGTAACTGTAACTCTGTCATGCCCAAACCGGTAAAGGTGGTGGCGGTTGGAGGTCAGAGCTACTTAGGAGCCATCTTGAGATTCTATGTCTTTCAGCTGGCCAACAAGATGTCTGACTGGCTCAGCCACATGAGGTTTCTTGTGGTGCCTTTAG GCTCTCACCCTGTGGCCAAACACCTGGGTTCACTGGACAACCGCTACAGTTCTTCCTTCTTGGACAGCTCATGGAGAGAGTTATTTAGCCGGTCTGAGCCTCATCAGACTG TCTCATCCTCTGCTGACTATGTGGATGTGGGGGGACGAATTCTACAGTACATCAATGGATCTACAATCACTCATCAGCTCCCTATTGCTGAGGCCATGCTGACCTGCAAACATAAGAC gCAAGAGGATGATTCTTACCAAAGTTTTGTTCCTTTTGTGGGT GTAGTCAAGGTGGGATTGATTGAGCCCAGTACAGGATCTCCAG GTGGCGATTATGAGGAGGGAATGGTTTTCAATTTAGCAGTTCCCTTAACCTCTCCCCCTGCATATGGATCAGCCACTGGTATGATGAAAGATTCTGCCACGCCGCCCCCATCACCATCACTAAGCAGTGGATTGGCTGCTCTGGG AAGCCCCAGCATGTCTCACGGGGTGGATGCCATTGGGCTGCAGGTGGATTACTGGGTATCTTCAGGGCTTGAGAAGCGTAAAGATGGAGAGCGGAGAGACACGGGCAATAAGAACACTTTGAAGTGTGCATTTCGATCCCTGCAGGTCAGCCGGCTGCCCTGCTCTGCCTCTAGTGAGCTCCAGTCTGGCTCCAACACCATGTCCATGACTGTAGTAACAAAGGAGAAGAACAAAAAAG TCCCAACCATCTTCCTTGGTAAAAAGCCTAAAGAGAGAGACACTGAGTCAAAAAGCCAGATCATTGAAGGCATCACCAGACTTATCTGCTCAGCCAAGAATCAACAAACTAGTCTCAGAG TGTCTGTAGATGGAATGGAGTGGAATGATGTCAAATTCTTCCAGCTTGCATCTCAGTGGCCCACTCATGTGAAGTACATCCCAGTTGGGCTGTTTGGCTACAACAAACCATCCTCTTAA
- the LOC127627929 gene encoding phosphofurin acidic cluster sorting protein 1-like isoform X1, with translation MSERGGIQQRPGAPSPHLHSLRSVTISSSRPFQMNLFATWEIDSSSPSCVPRLLSLTLKKLVILKELDRDLTSVVIAVKLQGSKRILRSNEIMLSSSGLTETDLQLTFSLQYPHFLKRDANKLQIMLQRRKRYKNRTILGYKTLALGLINMAEVMQHPTEGAHVLGLHTTVKDTAVLVAEIRVDSLSSQPIDPEGPKAKLSDRSPDIDNYSEEEEESYSSEQDGSDDPLQGQYLYDDEDELRKKKPRRKLPSTASITRANQPNIKQKLLALVKWFKVSDEVGFGLDHVSQEQIRDVEEDLDELYDSLEMYNPSDSGQEMEETDSVLSTPKPKLRPFFEGISQSNSQMEFGHLNSGYSLSKERLSPKSERLVSVKIQRSPSAHLDDVFSEMDTLKQNEVEVMGDGTPSITVSVAERPRTPLRSSSNNMPSPRLDGGHTPKMIRGTPMKERQLSKPLSECTNSSDSEKSPEFSLTPQMPRKVVYDQLNQILLSDITLPDSLILVNGSEWQGQYVTELLQAQNLPVVCTCSGSEIQAVLSALLTRIQKFCNCNSVMPKPVKVVAVGGQSYLGAILRFYVFQLANKMSDWLSHMRFLVVPLGSHPVAKHLGSLDNRYSSSFLDSSWRELFSRSEPHQTVSSSADYVDVGGRILQYINGSTITHQLPIAEAMLTCKHKTQEDDSYQSFVPFVGVVKVGLIEPSTGSPGGDYEEGMVFNLAVPLTSPPAYGSATGMMKDSATPPPSPSLSSGLAALGSPSMSHGVDAIGLQVDYWVSSGLEKRKDGERRDTGNKNTLKCAFRSLQVSRLPCSASSELQSGSNTMSMTVVTKEKNKKVPTIFLGKKPKERDTESKSQIIEGITRLICSAKNQQTSLRVSVDGMEWNDVKFFQLASQWPTHVKYIPVGLFGYNKPSS, from the exons ACTTCTCAGTCTAACTCTCAAAAAATTAGTGATTTTGAAAGAGCTGGACAGAGACCTTACATCAGTGGTCATTGCAGTCAAACTTCAG GGCTCAAAGCGTATTTTGCGTTCAAATGAAATCATGCTGTCCTCATCTGGGCTTACAGAGACTGATCTTCAGCTCACCTTTTCCCTGCAG TATCCACACTTCTTGAAGAGAGATGCCAACAAGCTTCAGATCATGCTTCAGAGGCGCAAGCGGTACAAGAATCGCACTATACTGGGCTATAAGACTCTTGCACTAGGACTGATAAACATGGCTGAG GTGATGCAGCACCCTACAGAAGGTGCTCATGTGTTGGGTTTGCACACAACAGTGAAGGACACAGCAGTGCTTGTTGCTGAGATCCGGGTGGATTCTCTCTCCAGTCAGCCCATCGACCCGGAGGGACCAAAGGCCAAACTATCAG ATCGTTCACCAGACATTGACAATTActctgaggaggaagaggaaagCTATTCGTCTGAGCAGGATGGCAGTGATGACCCCCTACAGGGGCAG TACCTTTACGATGACGAGGATGAGCTGAGGAAGAAGAAACCTCGTCGTAAACTCCCTTCCACAGCCTCCATCACCAGAGCTAAT CAACCCAACATCAAACAGAAGCTTTTGGCATTGGTGAAATGGTTCAAAGTGTCTGATGAG GTGGGGTTTGGTTTGGATCATGTGTCCCAGGAGCAGATCCGGGATGTGGAAGAGGACCTGGATGAGCTCTATGACAGTCTTGAAATGTATAACCCGAGTGACAGTGGCCAAGAGATGGAAGAAACAGACAGTGTTCTCAGCACCCCCAAACCAAAACTTCG GCCGTTTTTTGAAGGTATATCGCAGTCCAACTCTCAGATGGAGTTTGGTCACTTGAATAGCGGGTACAGCCTCAGCAAAGAACGACTGAGCCCT AAGAGCGAACGGCTTGTATCTGTTAAAATCCAGCGTTCCCCCAGTGCACACCTGGATGATGTTTTCTCAGAGATGGACACACTG AAACAAAATGAAGTGGAGGTGATGGGAGACGGCACCCCTAGTATCACAGTATCTGTGGCGGAGAGGCCCCGGACCCCACTGAGGAGCAGTAGCAACAACATGCCATCTCCCAG GCTAGATGGTGGTCACACCCCCAAAATGATTCGAGGGACCCCAATGAAAGAGAGACAGCTGTCCAAACCGCTTAGTGAGTGCACAAACAGCTCGGACAGTGAGAAATCACCTGAGTTCAGCCTTACCCCTCAG ATGCCGAGGAAGGTAGTGTATGACCAGCTGAACCAGATCCTGCTGTCAGACATCACCCTTCCCGATAGCCTCATCCTGGTGAACGGCAGCGAATGGCAAGGACAG taTGTGACTGAGCTACTGCAGGCCCAGAATCTACCGGTGGTTTGCACCTGCTCTGGATCAGAAATCCAGGCCGTCCTTTCTGCCCTACTCACACGCATACAGAAATT CTGTAACTGTAACTCTGTCATGCCCAAACCGGTAAAGGTGGTGGCGGTTGGAGGTCAGAGCTACTTAGGAGCCATCTTGAGATTCTATGTCTTTCAGCTGGCCAACAAGATGTCTGACTGGCTCAGCCACATGAGGTTTCTTGTGGTGCCTTTAG GCTCTCACCCTGTGGCCAAACACCTGGGTTCACTGGACAACCGCTACAGTTCTTCCTTCTTGGACAGCTCATGGAGAGAGTTATTTAGCCGGTCTGAGCCTCATCAGACTG TCTCATCCTCTGCTGACTATGTGGATGTGGGGGGACGAATTCTACAGTACATCAATGGATCTACAATCACTCATCAGCTCCCTATTGCTGAGGCCATGCTGACCTGCAAACATAAGAC gCAAGAGGATGATTCTTACCAAAGTTTTGTTCCTTTTGTGGGT GTAGTCAAGGTGGGATTGATTGAGCCCAGTACAGGATCTCCAG GTGGCGATTATGAGGAGGGAATGGTTTTCAATTTAGCAGTTCCCTTAACCTCTCCCCCTGCATATGGATCAGCCACTGGTATGATGAAAGATTCTGCCACGCCGCCCCCATCACCATCACTAAGCAGTGGATTGGCTGCTCTGGG AAGCCCCAGCATGTCTCACGGGGTGGATGCCATTGGGCTGCAGGTGGATTACTGGGTATCTTCAGGGCTTGAGAAGCGTAAAGATGGAGAGCGGAGAGACACGGGCAATAAGAACACTTTGAAGTGTGCATTTCGATCCCTGCAGGTCAGCCGGCTGCCCTGCTCTGCCTCTAGTGAGCTCCAGTCTGGCTCCAACACCATGTCCATGACTGTAGTAACAAAGGAGAAGAACAAAAAAG TCCCAACCATCTTCCTTGGTAAAAAGCCTAAAGAGAGAGACACTGAGTCAAAAAGCCAGATCATTGAAGGCATCACCAGACTTATCTGCTCAGCCAAGAATCAACAAACTAGTCTCAGAG TGTCTGTAGATGGAATGGAGTGGAATGATGTCAAATTCTTCCAGCTTGCATCTCAGTGGCCCACTCATGTGAAGTACATCCCAGTTGGGCTGTTTGGCTACAACAAACCATCCTCTTAA